From the Roseibium salinum genome, one window contains:
- a CDS encoding prephenate dehydratase — MTDRKRIVFQGETGANSHMACRSVYPDYEAIPCATFEDCFSAMADGSADLAMIPIENSVAGRVADIHHLLPKSDLHIIGEYFMPIRFQLMAPKGATLGGLKKVQSHIHALGQCRKVIRELGLTTIVGGDTAGSARQIAELGDPSVAAFAPEMAAEIYGLDILRRDVEDEAHNTTRFVILSRDELLAAHNGQPVITTFVFRVRNVPAALYKALGGFATNGVNMTKLESYQLEGQFFASMFYADVEGHPDDPAVALALEELAFFCAELNILGVYRASPFRDKIKEPEANRALRPNPHS; from the coding sequence GAAGCCATCCCCTGCGCCACGTTCGAGGACTGCTTCTCCGCCATGGCGGACGGCTCGGCCGACCTCGCCATGATCCCGATCGAGAATTCGGTCGCCGGGCGCGTCGCGGACATTCACCACCTGCTGCCGAAATCGGACCTGCACATCATCGGCGAATATTTCATGCCGATCCGCTTCCAGCTGATGGCGCCGAAAGGCGCGACGCTCGGCGGCCTGAAAAAGGTCCAGAGCCACATCCACGCCCTCGGCCAGTGCCGGAAGGTCATCCGCGAGCTGGGGCTGACGACGATCGTCGGCGGCGATACCGCGGGATCCGCCCGGCAGATCGCCGAACTGGGAGATCCGTCCGTCGCCGCGTTTGCCCCCGAGATGGCGGCCGAGATCTACGGCCTGGACATCCTGCGCCGCGATGTGGAGGACGAGGCGCACAACACGACGCGTTTCGTGATCCTGTCACGGGACGAATTGCTGGCCGCGCATAACGGTCAGCCGGTCATCACCACCTTCGTTTTCCGAGTCCGCAACGTGCCGGCCGCCCTCTACAAGGCGCTTGGCGGATTTGCCACGAACGGGGTGAATATGACAAAACTGGAATCGTATCAGCTCGAAGGCCAGTTCTTCGCCTCCATGTTCTATGCAGATGTGGAAGGTCACCCGGACGATCCCGCGGTTGCCCTTGCGCTCGAGGAACTCGCCTTTTTCTGCGCAGAGCTGAACATTCTCGGCGTTTATCGCGCCAGTCCCTTCAGGGACAAGATCAAGGAACCGGAAGCCAATCGCGCTCTGCGACCTAATCCCCATTCCTAA
- a CDS encoding adenosine kinase → MTETRFDALCIGNAICDVFAHVEEDFLLREDLVKGAMRLIDTEEAVRLFDKMGQTVRISGGSAGNTAAGIASLGGKPAYFGKVAEDELGDSYYHDMNGTGVYFNTPRLRDSNPTARSMILITPDGERTMNTYLGACVEFTPSDVDEDVVAASAVTYMEGYLWDPEEAKKAFLKAAEIAHKNGRKVALTLSDSFCVDRYRSEFQSLLNEKVVDLLFANEHELRALYETSDLDTAINAARETGALTALTLGENGAMAFNREETVKVSAQAIDNVVDLTGAGDLFASGFLFGLARDYSLSDATSLGCVCAANVITHVGARPERPLKDVAAQSGFDI, encoded by the coding sequence ATGACCGAAACGAGATTTGACGCCCTGTGTATTGGTAATGCCATCTGCGACGTATTCGCGCATGTCGAAGAAGACTTCCTCCTCCGGGAGGACCTCGTCAAAGGCGCCATGCGCTTGATCGATACGGAAGAGGCCGTGCGCCTTTTCGACAAGATGGGACAGACCGTCCGCATTTCGGGCGGCAGCGCCGGCAATACGGCTGCCGGAATCGCGTCGCTCGGCGGCAAGCCGGCCTATTTCGGCAAGGTTGCCGAAGACGAACTCGGCGATAGCTATTACCACGACATGAACGGCACGGGCGTCTACTTCAATACGCCGCGCCTGAGGGATTCCAACCCGACCGCACGCTCGATGATCCTGATCACGCCGGATGGCGAGCGGACCATGAACACCTATCTCGGCGCCTGTGTCGAATTCACCCCCTCGGACGTCGACGAAGACGTCGTCGCGGCTTCCGCAGTCACCTATATGGAAGGGTATCTGTGGGATCCGGAAGAGGCCAAGAAGGCGTTCCTGAAAGCTGCGGAGATCGCTCACAAGAACGGCCGGAAAGTGGCCCTGACCCTGTCCGATTCCTTCTGCGTCGACCGCTATCGCAGCGAATTCCAGTCGCTCCTCAACGAAAAGGTCGTCGATCTCCTGTTTGCCAACGAGCATGAGCTTCGCGCGCTTTACGAGACGTCGGATCTCGACACCGCCATCAACGCGGCCCGGGAGACCGGTGCCCTGACGGCGCTCACCCTCGGCGAGAACGGGGCGATGGCGTTCAACAGGGAAGAGACGGTGAAGGTGTCCGCCCAGGCCATCGACAACGTGGTCGACCTGACCGGCGCGGGCGACCTGTTCGCCTCCGGGTTCCTGTTCGGCCTTGCCCGCGACTACTCGCTGAGCGATGCCACGTCACTCGGCTGCGTGTGCGCGGCAAATGTCATCACCCATGTCGGCGCCCGCCCGGAACGTCCGCTCAAGGACGTTGCCGCCCAGAGCGGGTTCGACATCTGA
- a CDS encoding 2,3-bisphosphoglycerate-dependent phosphoglycerate mutase, whose translation MDRLLVLVRHGQSEWNLQNLFTGWKDPGLTEQGLAEAHKAGEQLRDLKLTFDLAFTSVLSRAQKTLDVILEELGQTGLETIKDQALNERDYGDLTGMNKDEAREKFGEDQVHIWRRSYDVPPPGGESLKMTAERVLPYYKTEILPRVLSGKRTIVAAHGNSLRALIMELEDLSPEEILKRELGTGTPIIYRLDENGGVVSVQDLAD comes from the coding sequence ATGGATCGCCTTCTTGTGCTTGTCCGTCACGGACAGAGCGAATGGAATTTGCAGAATCTGTTCACCGGCTGGAAAGACCCGGGTCTGACAGAGCAGGGCCTTGCGGAAGCCCACAAGGCCGGCGAGCAGCTCAGGGATCTGAAGCTGACCTTCGACCTGGCCTTCACCTCCGTCCTGTCACGGGCGCAGAAGACCCTTGATGTCATCCTGGAGGAGCTCGGCCAGACGGGTCTCGAGACCATCAAGGACCAGGCCCTGAACGAGCGCGACTATGGCGACCTGACCGGCATGAACAAGGATGAGGCCCGCGAGAAATTCGGCGAGGACCAGGTGCATATCTGGCGACGGTCCTATGACGTTCCGCCTCCGGGCGGCGAAAGCCTCAAGATGACGGCCGAACGCGTGCTGCCCTATTACAAGACCGAGATCCTTCCCAGGGTCCTCTCCGGCAAGCGGACCATCGTCGCCGCCCACGGAAACTCTCTCAGGGCGCTCATCATGGAGCTGGAGGACCTCAGCCCGGAAGAAATCCTGAAGCGCGAACTGGGCACCGGCACTCCGATCATCTACCGCCTGGACGAGAATGGCGGTGTCGTGAGCGTGCAGGACCTGGCGGACTAG
- the dapB gene encoding 4-hydroxy-tetrahydrodipicolinate reductase, with the protein MRLVVVGAGGRMGRALTRAVTETPGAEVVAAIEREGSDLLGQDAGELAGTGKLGVALTDDPLTAFAAADGVLDFTAPAASLWFAELAAQARIVHVIGTTGWAEGEDEPLLAASRHARIIKSGNMSLGVNLLASLVRRAAAALDADFDIEVLEMHHKHKIDAPSGTALLLGEAAAEGRGIELAARSVRSRDGIMDPRKTGDIGFATLRGGSVIGEHSVIFAGEGERIELTHRAEDRQLFARGAVKAALWGFDQKPGFYSMADVLGLND; encoded by the coding sequence ATGCGCTTGGTTGTGGTTGGAGCCGGCGGCAGAATGGGCCGGGCTTTGACCCGTGCCGTAACCGAAACCCCGGGAGCTGAAGTCGTCGCCGCGATCGAACGGGAGGGCTCGGATCTTCTCGGCCAGGACGCCGGCGAACTGGCCGGCACCGGCAAACTGGGCGTTGCCCTGACCGACGATCCGCTGACGGCCTTTGCCGCGGCTGACGGGGTGCTGGACTTCACCGCCCCGGCCGCAAGCCTGTGGTTCGCCGAACTGGCGGCGCAGGCCCGTATCGTCCATGTCATCGGCACCACCGGCTGGGCGGAGGGGGAGGACGAACCCCTGCTGGCGGCGTCGCGCCATGCGCGGATCATCAAATCCGGCAACATGAGCCTGGGCGTCAACCTGCTGGCCAGTCTCGTGCGCAGGGCAGCGGCCGCCCTCGATGCGGATTTCGATATCGAAGTTCTTGAAATGCATCACAAACACAAGATCGACGCGCCTTCGGGAACCGCCCTGCTGCTCGGCGAGGCCGCGGCCGAGGGCCGGGGCATCGAACTTGCCGCGCGCTCCGTGCGCTCCCGCGACGGCATCATGGATCCGCGCAAGACGGGCGATATCGGCTTCGCGACGCTGCGCGGCGGATCGGTGATCGGGGAGCATTCGGTCATTTTCGCCGGCGAGGGCGAGCGGATCGAACTGACCCATCGTGCCGAAGATCGCCAGTTGTTCGCGCGTGGAGCCGTCAAGGCGGCACTCTGGGGGTTCGACCAGAAGCCGGGATTTTATTCGATGGCCGACGTGCTCGGCCTGAACGATTAG
- the pnp gene encoding polyribonucleotide nucleotidyltransferase translates to MFDIHRVEVEWGGRPLVLETGKVARQADGAVMATYGETKVLATVVSAKEPRAGQDFFPLTVNYQEKAFAAGKIPGGYFKREGRPSEHETLTSRLIDRPIRPLFAEGYKNDTQVVITVLSHDLENAPDILAMVATSAALTLSGVPFMGPIGGARVGYINGEYVLNPLVDDMPESSLDLIVAGTGDAVLMVESEAKELDEDIMLGAVMFGHKGFQTVIDAIIKLAETAAKEPRDLVLPDYSELFGKIKSMASEELSAAYKITSKTERKNAVDAAKAKVVEALITNAPEGEAVESTVLSGQFKKLEAEIVRGGILDTGTRIDGRDLSTVRPIESEVGILSRAHGSALFTRGETQGLVVATLGTGEDEQYIDLLEGTVKSHFMLHYNFPPYSVGETGRMGSPGRREIGHGKLAWRAINPVMPPHHEFPYTVRVVSEVTESNGSSSMATVCGTSLSLMDAGVPLKAPVAGIAMGLIKEDDRFAVLSDILGDEDHLGDMDFKVAGTRTGVTSLQMDIKIHGITEEIMKVALAQAKDGRIHILGEMSKAITEARAELGEHAPRIEVMKIPVDKIREVIGSGGKVIREIVEKTGAKVNIEDDGTVKIASADGKAIKAAVNWINSIAAEPEVGMIYEGTVVKCVDFGAFVNFFGAKDGLVHISQLAPKKVAKVTDVVKEGDKVWVKLMGFDERGKVRLSMKVVDQETGQEAPKEDAE, encoded by the coding sequence ATGTTTGATATTCATCGCGTAGAAGTCGAGTGGGGCGGCCGCCCGCTCGTCCTCGAAACGGGCAAGGTTGCCCGTCAGGCCGACGGCGCCGTAATGGCGACCTATGGTGAAACCAAGGTTCTGGCGACGGTCGTTTCCGCCAAGGAACCCAGGGCCGGCCAGGATTTCTTTCCGCTCACCGTGAACTACCAGGAAAAAGCGTTTGCTGCCGGCAAAATCCCAGGTGGCTATTTCAAACGCGAAGGCCGTCCGTCAGAGCACGAAACCCTGACGTCCCGCCTGATCGACCGTCCGATCCGCCCGCTCTTCGCGGAAGGTTACAAGAACGACACCCAGGTGGTCATCACCGTTCTGTCGCACGATCTGGAAAACGCTCCCGACATTCTGGCCATGGTCGCGACCTCCGCGGCGCTGACCCTGTCCGGCGTGCCGTTCATGGGCCCGATCGGCGGCGCGCGCGTCGGCTACATCAATGGCGAATACGTTCTGAACCCGCTCGTTGACGACATGCCGGAATCCTCTCTGGATCTGATCGTTGCCGGCACCGGCGATGCGGTCCTGATGGTGGAATCGGAAGCCAAGGAACTGGACGAAGACATCATGCTCGGTGCAGTGATGTTCGGCCACAAGGGTTTCCAGACGGTCATCGACGCGATCATCAAGCTCGCCGAAACCGCTGCCAAGGAACCGCGCGATCTGGTTCTGCCGGATTATTCCGAACTCTTCGGCAAGATCAAGTCGATGGCGTCCGAAGAGCTGAGCGCCGCCTACAAGATCACCTCCAAGACCGAGCGCAAGAACGCGGTCGACGCCGCCAAGGCGAAGGTCGTCGAGGCGCTGATCACCAATGCTCCGGAAGGCGAAGCCGTCGAATCGACGGTCCTCAGCGGCCAGTTCAAGAAGCTCGAAGCCGAGATCGTCCGTGGCGGCATCCTGGACACCGGCACCCGCATCGACGGGCGCGACCTGTCCACCGTCCGCCCGATCGAGTCGGAAGTCGGCATTCTGTCGCGGGCACACGGTTCAGCCCTCTTCACCCGCGGCGAAACCCAGGGTCTCGTCGTCGCCACTCTCGGCACCGGCGAAGACGAGCAGTATATCGACCTTCTGGAAGGCACCGTGAAGTCGCACTTCATGCTGCACTACAACTTCCCGCCCTATTCCGTCGGCGAGACCGGCCGCATGGGCTCTCCGGGGCGCCGCGAAATCGGCCACGGCAAGCTGGCCTGGCGCGCGATCAACCCGGTGATGCCGCCGCATCACGAGTTCCCGTACACCGTCCGCGTGGTTTCCGAGGTCACCGAGTCCAACGGCTCCTCGTCGATGGCAACCGTCTGCGGCACCTCGCTGTCGCTGATGGATGCCGGCGTTCCGCTGAAGGCACCGGTTGCCGGCATCGCCATGGGTCTCATCAAGGAAGACGACCGTTTTGCGGTTCTCTCCGACATCCTGGGCGACGAAGATCACCTCGGCGACATGGACTTCAAGGTTGCCGGGACCCGCACGGGCGTCACGTCGCTGCAGATGGACATCAAGATCCACGGTATTACCGAAGAGATCATGAAGGTGGCGCTGGCGCAGGCCAAGGACGGCCGTATCCACATCCTGGGTGAAATGTCCAAGGCCATCACGGAAGCCCGTGCCGAGCTCGGCGAGCATGCGCCGCGCATCGAAGTGATGAAGATCCCGGTCGACAAGATCCGTGAAGTCATCGGTTCGGGCGGCAAGGTGATCCGCGAAATCGTTGAAAAGACCGGCGCGAAGGTCAACATCGAGGATGACGGCACCGTCAAGATCGCCTCTGCCGACGGCAAGGCCATCAAGGCCGCCGTCAACTGGATCAACTCCATTGCCGCCGAGCCGGAAGTGGGCATGATCTACGAGGGCACCGTCGTGAAATGTGTCGATTTCGGCGCATTCGTGAACTTCTTCGGCGCAAAGGACGGGCTGGTCCATATCTCCCAGCTGGCCCCGAAGAAGGTCGCCAAGGTCACCGACGTGGTCAAGGAAGGCGACAAGGTCTGGGTCAAGCTCATGGGCTTTGACGAGCGCGGCAAGGTGCGCCTGTCCATGAAGGTCGTCGATCAGGAAACCGGTCAGGAAGCCCCGAAGGAAGACGCCGAGTAA
- the rpsO gene encoding 30S ribosomal protein S15, which produces MSITAERKAELIKEYATKEGDTGSPEVQVAILTERITSLTEHFKDHGKDNHSRRGLLKMVALRRSLLDYVRGKSEERYKTLIERLGIRR; this is translated from the coding sequence ATGTCGATTACTGCAGAGCGCAAAGCCGAGCTGATCAAGGAATATGCGACCAAGGAAGGCGATACCGGGTCTCCGGAAGTCCAGGTTGCGATCCTCACCGAGCGCATCACCAGCCTGACCGAACACTTCAAGGACCATGGCAAGGACAATCACTCCCGCCGCGGCCTTCTGAAGATGGTTGCGCTGCGCCGGTCCCTTCTGGACTACGTGCGCGGCAAAAGCGAAGAGCGTTACAAAACGCTCATCGAACGTCTTGGCATTCGTCGCTAA
- the truB gene encoding tRNA pseudouridine(55) synthase TruB, giving the protein MARQKQIKRKKNAINGWLVLDKPYGITSNEALSRIKRIFSPQKVGHAGTLDPRASGLLPVAFGEATKTVPFVMDGRKVYRFEVTWGVETDTDDTEGEVTATSDLRPAPDAIAAVLGEFTGTILQVPPKFSAIKVDGERAYDLARDGEDVTLEARPIDVHRLDLVECPDENRAVFEAECGKGTYVRALARDLGRRLGTRGHVTALRRLLVGPFGEDDMVGLDEILQAAGELAEDEGVQSLVEEFVLPVREAMEELVEVAVSLDDAARIRKGMAVLLRGREAPLNTEIAFASHANVPVAIGSVDKGRFQPTRVFHL; this is encoded by the coding sequence ATGGCACGGCAAAAACAGATCAAAAGAAAAAAGAACGCCATCAATGGCTGGCTGGTGCTCGACAAGCCCTACGGCATCACGTCGAATGAAGCGCTGAGCAGGATAAAGCGCATATTCTCGCCCCAGAAGGTCGGCCATGCCGGCACCCTCGACCCGCGCGCCTCCGGTCTGTTGCCGGTCGCTTTCGGCGAAGCCACCAAGACGGTCCCCTTCGTCATGGACGGCCGCAAGGTCTACCGTTTCGAGGTGACCTGGGGTGTGGAAACCGATACGGACGACACGGAAGGCGAAGTGACCGCCACCTCCGATCTGCGTCCGGCGCCTGATGCCATTGCCGCCGTCCTGGGCGAGTTCACCGGTACCATCCTCCAGGTTCCGCCGAAATTCTCCGCCATAAAGGTGGATGGCGAGCGGGCCTATGATCTGGCCCGCGACGGCGAGGACGTGACGCTCGAGGCCCGACCCATCGACGTGCACCGGCTGGATCTGGTGGAATGCCCGGACGAAAACCGAGCTGTCTTCGAGGCCGAATGCGGCAAGGGCACCTATGTGCGCGCCCTGGCGCGCGACCTCGGCCGCCGCCTCGGCACGCGCGGCCACGTCACCGCACTCCGCCGCCTGCTGGTCGGGCCGTTCGGTGAAGACGACATGGTCGGACTGGACGAAATTCTTCAAGCGGCCGGAGAGCTGGCGGAAGACGAGGGCGTGCAGTCCCTGGTCGAGGAATTCGTCCTGCCCGTGCGCGAGGCCATGGAGGAACTGGTCGAAGTAGCGGTGTCACTCGACGATGCCGCCAGGATCCGCAAGGGCATGGCCGTGCTTCTGAGGGGCCGCGAAGCCCCGCTCAACACGGAAATCGCCTTCGCCAGCCACGCCAACGTACCGGTCGCCATCGGCTCGGTCGACAAGGGCCGTTTCCAGCCGACGCGGGTGTTTCATCTGTAG
- the rbfA gene encoding 30S ribosome-binding factor RbfA, whose protein sequence is MARHHGQDSRGPSQRQLRVGETVRKELSDILTRGELSDPDLDGVIVTIPEVRMTPDLRLATCLVMPLGGKNADKVEKALNRSAKYLRGLVSRRLTMKYMPDLRFVLDTRFDDDDRIESLLHSPDVAKDLENDEGEES, encoded by the coding sequence ATGGCAAGACATCACGGACAAGACAGCCGTGGACCGTCCCAACGCCAGCTGCGCGTTGGTGAAACGGTGCGCAAGGAACTGTCGGACATTTTGACCCGCGGCGAGCTGTCCGATCCGGATCTGGACGGCGTCATCGTCACCATTCCGGAAGTGCGGATGACACCGGACCTGCGTCTGGCGACCTGTCTCGTCATGCCGCTCGGCGGCAAGAACGCGGACAAGGTCGAAAAGGCGCTCAACCGCAGCGCCAAATACCTGCGCGGCCTGGTGTCCCGCCGGCTGACGATGAAATACATGCCCGACCTGCGTTTCGTGCTCGACACGCGTTTCGACGATGACGACCGGATCGAGTCTCTGCTGCATTCCCCGGACGTGGCGAAGGATCTGGAAAACGACGAGGGCGAGGAAAGCTGA
- the infB gene encoding translation initiation factor IF-2, with protein sequence MSDTKNPGDKTISVERGKTLGLKRGGGDQGTVRQSFSHGRTKAVVVEKKKRRVVVPGQEPKPEAPAQTTQRLETPSEAPRKQQPESQAARQGRRPATAGQPRQKGNGNVLRSLTKEEAAARAAALQMSKEREAEDRKRREEEEKRRAVEAAQRQAEEEARAKVEAEERAKREAEEAARIAALPEEARVAEQAAAAEAAEASEAQRTVRKPAHADGGKPPSLDDMGRQAKAPPAAPVKPDTREESDDDRAGKNVRAVKRPKQAPAPVARPRGGDDRRRSKLTISAATGGDDGQRARSLASMRRRQEKAKRGQQQVVREKISREVVLPEAITIQELANRMAERAVDVIKLLMKQGQMLKINDVIDADTAELIAEEMGHTVKRVSEADVEEGLFTLEDDPSTMSQRPPVVTIMGHVDHGKTSLLDAIRKSKVVTGEAGGITQHIGAYQVDQDGQKITFIDTPGHAAFSQMRARGAKATDIVILVVAADDGVMPQTKEAIAHAKAAEAPIIIAINKIDKPGADPNRVRTELLSQDLVTESMGGDIIDVEVSAKTGDNLDKLLEMILLQAEVMELQANPERTAEGVVIEAQLDRGRGPVATVLVQKGTLRPGDILVAGAEWGRVRAMLDENGQPVKEAGPAKPVEVLGFQSTPEAGDLVAVVENEARAREITDYRQRQIREKASVVATGTRGSLEQMMNRLQETGRKEFPLVLKADVQGSAEAIAHALNDLGNEEVGARILLSGVGGITESDITLASASKAPIIGFNVRANKQAREAAARDGIEIRYYNVIYDLVDDVKAAMSGLLSPERRETFLGNAEVREVFNISKVGKVAGCLVTEGVVERGANVRLIRDDVVIHEGELGTLKRFKDEVKSVESGQECGMNFVKYQDMRPGDVIECFRVEQIARTL encoded by the coding sequence ATGAGCGATACGAAAAATCCAGGCGACAAGACAATCAGCGTTGAGCGTGGCAAGACGCTTGGCCTCAAGCGCGGGGGTGGCGACCAGGGAACTGTTCGGCAGTCATTCTCGCATGGCCGGACGAAAGCCGTCGTCGTGGAAAAGAAGAAGCGCCGTGTTGTAGTTCCGGGGCAGGAGCCGAAACCGGAAGCGCCGGCGCAGACGACGCAGCGGCTTGAGACCCCTTCCGAAGCACCGCGCAAGCAACAGCCGGAATCGCAGGCGGCCAGGCAGGGCCGACGGCCGGCGACTGCCGGTCAGCCGCGCCAAAAAGGCAACGGCAATGTCCTGCGTTCCTTGACCAAGGAAGAAGCTGCGGCCCGTGCGGCTGCGCTCCAGATGTCCAAGGAACGTGAGGCCGAAGACCGCAAGCGCCGCGAGGAAGAGGAAAAACGCCGCGCGGTGGAAGCAGCTCAGCGCCAGGCTGAAGAGGAAGCGCGAGCCAAGGTCGAAGCGGAAGAGCGCGCCAAGCGCGAAGCCGAGGAAGCGGCCCGGATCGCAGCACTGCCCGAAGAAGCCAGGGTGGCTGAACAGGCAGCGGCAGCCGAGGCGGCCGAGGCTTCCGAAGCGCAGCGGACGGTTCGCAAGCCGGCCCATGCGGACGGCGGCAAGCCGCCGAGCCTGGACGACATGGGCAGGCAGGCGAAAGCCCCGCCCGCGGCACCGGTCAAACCGGACACCCGCGAAGAAAGTGATGACGACCGTGCCGGCAAGAACGTGCGCGCCGTCAAGCGTCCGAAACAGGCCCCGGCGCCCGTGGCCCGTCCGCGCGGCGGCGACGACCGTCGCCGGTCCAAGCTGACGATTTCCGCGGCCACTGGTGGCGATGACGGTCAGCGGGCACGCTCGCTTGCTTCCATGCGCCGCCGCCAGGAAAAGGCCAAGCGCGGTCAGCAGCAGGTCGTGCGCGAAAAGATTTCGCGTGAAGTGGTCCTGCCGGAAGCTATCACCATCCAGGAACTCGCCAACCGTATGGCCGAGCGTGCCGTCGACGTGATCAAACTGCTGATGAAGCAGGGGCAGATGCTCAAGATCAACGACGTGATCGACGCCGATACGGCTGAACTGATTGCCGAGGAAATGGGCCACACGGTAAAACGCGTCTCCGAAGCGGACGTGGAAGAAGGACTGTTCACTCTGGAAGATGATCCGTCCACAATGTCGCAGCGTCCGCCGGTCGTGACCATCATGGGTCACGTCGACCACGGCAAGACGTCGCTGCTCGACGCGATCCGCAAGTCCAAGGTGGTCACCGGCGAAGCCGGCGGCATCACCCAGCATATCGGCGCCTACCAGGTCGATCAGGACGGTCAGAAGATCACCTTCATCGACACGCCGGGCCACGCCGCCTTCTCGCAAATGCGTGCCCGCGGCGCCAAGGCGACCGATATCGTGATCCTGGTCGTTGCCGCGGATGACGGCGTCATGCCGCAGACCAAGGAAGCGATCGCGCACGCCAAGGCGGCCGAGGCTCCGATCATCATCGCGATCAACAAGATCGACAAGCCGGGCGCCGATCCGAACCGGGTCCGTACGGAACTGCTGAGCCAGGATCTCGTCACCGAATCCATGGGCGGCGATATCATCGACGTCGAAGTCTCCGCCAAGACCGGGGACAACCTCGACAAGCTGCTCGAAATGATCCTGCTGCAGGCAGAGGTCATGGAGCTTCAGGCCAATCCGGAAAGGACCGCGGAAGGCGTCGTCATCGAAGCGCAGCTCGACCGGGGCCGCGGGCCGGTGGCAACCGTTCTGGTTCAGAAGGGTACGCTCAGGCCGGGTGACATTCTTGTCGCCGGTGCGGAGTGGGGCCGCGTCCGTGCGATGCTCGACGAAAACGGTCAGCCGGTGAAGGAAGCCGGTCCCGCCAAGCCGGTCGAGGTTCTGGGCTTCCAGTCCACGCCGGAAGCCGGTGATCTGGTCGCGGTCGTCGAAAACGAAGCCCGCGCCCGTGAAATCACCGACTATCGTCAGCGCCAGATCCGCGAGAAGGCCTCCGTGGTCGCGACCGGCACGCGCGGTTCGCTCGAGCAGATGATGAACCGGCTGCAGGAAACGGGCCGGAAGGAATTCCCGCTCGTGCTCAAGGCCGACGTGCAGGGCTCCGCGGAAGCGATCGCCCATGCGCTCAACGACCTCGGCAATGAGGAAGTCGGCGCACGGATCCTGCTGTCGGGTGTCGGCGGCATCACGGAAAGCGACATCACGCTGGCGTCCGCCTCCAAGGCCCCGATCATCGGCTTCAACGTGCGTGCCAACAAGCAGGCCCGCGAAGCCGCTGCCCGGGACGGGATCGAGATCCGCTATTACAACGTGATCTACGATCTGGTGGACGATGTGAAGGCGGCAATGTCCGGCCTGCTGTCTCCGGAGCGCCGGGAAACCTTCCTCGGCAATGCGGAAGTCAGGGAAGTCTTCAACATCTCCAAGGTCGGCAAGGTTGCAGGCTGTCTGGTTACCGAAGGCGTCGTGGAACGCGGTGCCAACGTCCGCCTCATCCGCGACGACGTGGTCATCCACGAAGGCGAACTGGGCACGCTCAAGCGCTTCAAGGACGAGGTCAAGTCGGTCGAATCCGGTCAGGAGTGCGGCATGAACTTCGTCAAGTACCAGGACATGCGGCCGGGCGACGTGATCGAATGTTTCCGCGTCGAGCAGATCGCCAGGACGCTCTGA
- a CDS encoding RNA-binding protein, translated as MPRKNEPTERQCAVTREVRPISSLIRFVLDPEGEVVPDLKRVLPGRGVWVTATSDIVVAAEKDRKKVFGRGFKGEARVEPGLAERVDALMERSALQALSMTRKAGELVTGNAKVEAALRRDPVVGLVHASDAAEDGVRKLAAVAAGTKETADGCHVVRLFDSAQLDLALGRSNVIHAALLAGHASENFLARVRDLERFRRYSDADGK; from the coding sequence GTGCCCAGGAAGAATGAACCGACCGAGCGGCAATGCGCCGTCACCCGGGAGGTTCGCCCCATCAGCTCGCTGATCCGGTTCGTGCTCGACCCCGAGGGAGAGGTGGTCCCGGATCTGAAGCGGGTGCTTCCCGGGCGTGGTGTTTGGGTGACGGCGACAAGTGACATTGTTGTCGCTGCCGAAAAAGACCGGAAGAAAGTTTTCGGCAGGGGCTTCAAGGGTGAAGCCCGTGTCGAGCCCGGACTGGCGGAGCGTGTCGATGCGCTCATGGAACGGTCAGCGCTGCAGGCGCTCTCCATGACGCGCAAGGCGGGTGAGCTGGTCACCGGGAATGCAAAGGTTGAAGCAGCCCTGCGGCGGGATCCCGTCGTCGGGCTGGTCCATGCCTCGGACGCGGCAGAGGACGGGGTACGGAAGCTGGCGGCGGTGGCCGCCGGCACAAAGGAAACCGCAGATGGATGCCATGTCGTCCGTTTGTTCGATTCGGCTCAATTGGATTTGGCATTGGGCCGGTCAAATGTGATACATGCTGCACTGCTTGCAGGACATGCGAGCGAAAACTTTCTGGCACGAGTGCGTGACCTGGAGCGTTTTCGCCGTTATTCCGACGCAGACGGCAAATAG